The proteins below come from a single Beutenbergia cavernae DSM 12333 genomic window:
- the gmk gene encoding guanylate kinase encodes MLAGPTAVGKGTVSADIRERYPEVWLSVSATTRPARPGEVDGVHYHFVTEDEFDTMVAQGDLLEWAVVHGRHRYGTPRRDVEVHLAAGVPSLLEIDLQGARQVRETMPTARFVFLAPPSWEELVRRLVGRGTEGEAERERRLATARVELAAEPEFDHVIVNDDVHGAADALIALMGLPAR; translated from the coding sequence GTGCTCGCCGGACCCACCGCCGTGGGCAAGGGCACCGTCTCCGCCGACATCCGCGAGCGCTATCCCGAGGTGTGGCTCTCGGTCTCGGCGACCACGCGGCCCGCTCGGCCCGGCGAGGTCGACGGCGTCCACTACCACTTCGTCACGGAGGACGAGTTCGACACGATGGTCGCCCAGGGCGATCTCCTCGAGTGGGCCGTCGTGCACGGCCGGCACCGGTACGGGACCCCGCGCCGCGACGTCGAGGTGCATCTCGCCGCCGGGGTGCCGTCGCTCCTCGAGATCGACCTGCAGGGTGCGCGGCAGGTCCGGGAGACCATGCCGACGGCGCGGTTCGTGTTCCTCGCCCCGCCGAGCTGGGAGGAGCTCGTGCGGCGCCTCGTCGGGCGCGGGACCGAGGGCGAGGCGGAGCGCGAACGGCGGCTCGCGACGGCGCGCGTGGAGCTCGCCGCGGAGCCCGAGTTCGACCACGTGATCGTCAACGACGACGTGCATGGTGCCGCCGATGCGCTGATCGCGCTCATGGGGCTCCCGGCCCGGTAG
- a CDS encoding tyrosine-protein phosphatase, protein MTDSIPATSQVAVDLPGSWNARDSATLTGTRAGVLWRSATLSELTDAGRARLAELGVRTVVDLRSPVEVERDGVDTAGGDVTVHALPVTAGAQVPGAVVAAEHHGGAPSGDGYLAALRAMLTQGDPGQGAAQFMEDTYRAIVTDPASTEALGTALQLVATSPGPVLVHCAAGKDRTGLLVSTAQRLVGVPTDRVEADFLYSNRAADQHRIGISADGLDPAYLQPLRRVSLRYLHAAWEEVDAVHGGFDGYRRALGVDDALLAALRARLAG, encoded by the coding sequence GTGACCGACTCGATCCCCGCGACGTCCCAGGTCGCCGTCGACCTGCCCGGCAGCTGGAACGCCCGCGACTCCGCGACCCTCACGGGAACGCGGGCGGGTGTGCTCTGGCGGTCGGCCACGCTGAGCGAGCTCACCGACGCGGGGCGTGCCCGGCTCGCCGAGCTCGGCGTGCGGACGGTGGTGGACCTGCGCAGCCCGGTCGAGGTGGAGCGCGACGGCGTCGACACCGCCGGCGGCGACGTCACCGTGCACGCGCTGCCGGTCACTGCCGGCGCGCAGGTGCCGGGCGCCGTGGTTGCGGCGGAGCACCACGGCGGTGCGCCGTCGGGCGACGGCTACCTCGCGGCGCTGCGCGCGATGCTCACGCAGGGCGACCCGGGCCAGGGGGCCGCCCAGTTCATGGAGGACACGTACCGAGCGATCGTCACGGACCCCGCCTCGACCGAGGCGCTCGGCACCGCCCTCCAGCTCGTCGCCACGTCGCCGGGCCCGGTGCTCGTGCACTGCGCGGCTGGGAAGGACCGCACCGGGCTGCTCGTCTCGACGGCCCAGCGACTCGTGGGCGTGCCGACGGATCGCGTCGAGGCCGACTTCCTCTACTCGAACCGGGCAGCGGACCAGCACCGGATCGGGATCTCCGCGGACGGTCTCGACCCTGCCTACCTGCAGCCGCTCCGGCGGGTGAGCCTGCGCTACCTCCACGCCGCCTGGGAGGAGGTCGACGCCGTCCACGGCGGGTTCGACGGGTATCGGCGCGCCCTCGGCGTCGACGACGCGCTGCTGGCCGCTCTGCGCGCCCGGCTCGCCGGCTGA
- the rpoZ gene encoding DNA-directed RNA polymerase subunit omega gives MSGTVAAPEGITDPPIDELLTAADSKYALVIYAAKRARQINAYYAQLNEGLLEYVGPLVETRNQEKPLSIAMREINKGLLTVEATESTED, from the coding sequence ATGTCTGGAACCGTCGCTGCCCCCGAGGGCATCACCGATCCGCCCATCGACGAGCTGCTCACCGCTGCCGACTCGAAGTACGCGCTCGTGATCTACGCCGCGAAGCGCGCGCGTCAGATCAACGCGTACTACGCGCAGCTGAACGAGGGCCTGCTCGAGTACGTCGGCCCGCTCGTCGAGACCCGTAACCAGGAGAAGCCCCTCTCCATCGCGATGCGCGAGATCAACAAGGGCCTGCTCACGGTCGAGGCCACCGAGAGCACCGAGGACTGA
- the coaBC gene encoding bifunctional phosphopantothenoylcysteine decarboxylase/phosphopantothenate--cysteine ligase CoaBC: MARQGRRIVLGVGGGIAAYKAVAVLRLLSEAGHDVHVVPTPSALRFVGAPTWESLAGHAVHTDVFTGAAQVEHVALGRSADLVVVAPATADLLARAAHGHADDLLTATLLTVTCPVLVAPAMHTEMWLHAATRANVATLRERGVAVLDPDDGRLAGADSGPGRLPEPEAIVAAALALLTPTDLAGVRAVVSAGGTREPVDPVRFLGNRGTGRQGVAVAAELARRGADVTLVAANVEIGIPPGVAVVPVTTALELEQAMRDAAGDADVVVMSAAVADFRPSTTAPAKVKKADGVAPPTIELVTNPDVLAGLVAARHPGQVIVGFAAETGDDAGSVLDHGRAKARRKGADLLAVNAVGTDQGFGDVPNAVVVLDAAGDEVGRAGGSKADVARGLVDLVAARITGVDTGATAPTGGAASDTLAP, encoded by the coding sequence GTGGCGCGCCAGGGTCGCCGGATCGTGCTCGGCGTCGGGGGCGGCATCGCCGCCTACAAGGCTGTCGCCGTCCTGCGCCTCCTCAGCGAGGCCGGGCACGACGTCCACGTCGTGCCGACCCCGTCCGCCCTGCGTTTCGTCGGCGCCCCGACCTGGGAGTCGCTCGCCGGGCACGCCGTCCACACGGACGTGTTCACCGGAGCCGCCCAGGTCGAGCACGTCGCCCTCGGGCGGTCCGCCGACCTCGTCGTCGTCGCCCCGGCCACCGCCGACCTGCTCGCCCGCGCAGCGCACGGTCACGCGGACGACCTGCTGACGGCGACCCTGCTCACCGTGACCTGCCCGGTGCTCGTCGCCCCGGCGATGCACACCGAGATGTGGCTCCACGCCGCGACGCGGGCCAACGTCGCCACCCTCCGGGAGCGCGGCGTCGCCGTCCTGGACCCCGACGACGGGCGCCTCGCCGGCGCCGACTCCGGACCGGGCCGACTGCCCGAGCCGGAAGCGATCGTCGCCGCCGCCCTCGCGCTGCTGACCCCCACCGACCTCGCCGGTGTGCGCGCCGTCGTCAGCGCCGGCGGAACCCGCGAGCCCGTCGACCCCGTGCGCTTCCTCGGCAACCGCGGCACCGGGCGCCAGGGCGTCGCCGTGGCGGCCGAGCTGGCCCGGCGCGGTGCCGACGTCACGCTCGTCGCCGCGAACGTCGAGATCGGCATCCCGCCCGGCGTCGCCGTCGTGCCGGTCACCACAGCTCTCGAGCTCGAGCAGGCGATGCGCGACGCCGCGGGCGACGCCGACGTCGTCGTCATGTCCGCTGCCGTCGCCGACTTCCGGCCCTCCACCACCGCGCCCGCGAAGGTGAAGAAGGCCGACGGTGTCGCGCCCCCGACGATCGAGCTCGTCACGAACCCGGACGTGCTGGCGGGGCTGGTCGCCGCGCGCCACCCGGGTCAGGTGATCGTCGGCTTCGCGGCCGAGACCGGCGACGACGCCGGCAGCGTCCTCGACCACGGCCGGGCCAAGGCCCGCCGCAAGGGTGCCGACCTGCTGGCCGTGAACGCCGTCGGCACCGACCAGGGGTTCGGGGACGTGCCGAACGCCGTCGTCGTCCTCGACGCCGCGGGTGACGAGGTCGGACGCGCGGGTGGGAGCAAGGCGGACGTGGCTCGCGGTCTCGTCGACCTGGTGGCCGCCCGGATCACCGGCGTGGACACCGGCGCGACTGCTCCCACGGGCGGGGCGGCGAGCGATACGCTCGCGCCGTGA
- the pyrF gene encoding orotidine-5'-phosphate decarboxylase translates to MTRRKPFGERLHAAIDARGRLCVGIDPHPPLLRAWGLADDAAGVREFSLRVVEALGGRVAVFKPQSAFYERHGSAGVAALEETIAAARAADTLTLVDAKRGDIDSTMRAYADAYLADGSPLAGDAVTISPYLGFASLAPAVETALESGRGVFVLALTSNPEGGTVQRAQADGTTVAASMARAAARLNAAEVADGAPLGSVGLVVGATVPDLPDDVDLADVRGPLLAPGYGAQGARGAQLRALFGDAWGAVLPSTSREVLAAGPDAAGLRAAADSALADVTAA, encoded by the coding sequence ATGACACGACGGAAGCCGTTCGGCGAGCGTCTGCACGCGGCGATCGACGCACGCGGCCGCCTGTGCGTGGGGATCGACCCGCACCCACCGCTGCTGCGCGCCTGGGGCCTCGCCGACGACGCCGCGGGCGTGCGGGAGTTCTCGCTGCGTGTCGTGGAGGCGCTCGGCGGGCGGGTGGCCGTGTTCAAGCCGCAGTCCGCGTTCTACGAGCGGCACGGCTCCGCCGGTGTCGCGGCGCTCGAGGAGACGATCGCCGCGGCTCGCGCGGCCGACACCCTCACGCTCGTGGACGCCAAGCGCGGCGACATCGACTCGACGATGCGGGCCTACGCCGACGCGTACCTCGCCGACGGCTCGCCGCTCGCGGGCGACGCCGTGACCATCTCGCCGTACCTGGGGTTCGCCTCGCTCGCCCCGGCGGTCGAGACGGCGCTCGAGAGCGGACGCGGGGTCTTCGTCCTCGCGCTCACCTCCAACCCGGAGGGGGGAACCGTGCAGCGTGCCCAGGCCGACGGCACCACCGTGGCGGCGTCCATGGCCCGGGCCGCTGCCCGGCTCAACGCTGCCGAGGTGGCCGACGGCGCCCCGCTCGGCAGCGTCGGCCTCGTCGTCGGGGCGACGGTCCCCGACCTCCCGGACGACGTCGACCTCGCCGACGTCCGGGGTCCGCTCCTCGCCCCTGGCTACGGCGCCCAGGGCGCCCGCGGAGCGCAGCTGCGCGCCCTGTTCGGCGACGCGTGGGGCGCCGTGCTGCCGTCGACCTCCCGCGAGGTGCTCGCCGCCGGGCCCGACGCGGCGGGGCTCCGCGCGGCGGCCGACAGCGCGCTGGCGGACGTCACCGCCGCCTAG
- the mihF gene encoding integration host factor, actinobacterial type has translation MALPELTPEQRAAALAKAAEARAVRAEVKNRLKYSRGSLSEVIEAGKANEAIGKLKVVALLESLPGVGKVTARQIMSEVGISESRRVRGLGPHQAAALVERFG, from the coding sequence GTGGCACTTCCTGAGCTGACCCCCGAGCAGCGAGCCGCGGCCCTCGCGAAGGCGGCGGAGGCGAGGGCGGTCCGCGCCGAGGTCAAGAACCGGCTCAAGTACTCCCGCGGCTCCCTCTCCGAGGTGATCGAGGCCGGCAAGGCGAACGAGGCGATCGGGAAGCTCAAGGTCGTCGCGCTGCTGGAGTCCCTGCCGGGGGTCGGTAAGGTGACCGCGCGCCAGATCATGTCCGAGGTCGGGATCTCCGAGTCCAGACGGGTCCGTGGTCTCGGGCCGCACCAGGCGGCCGCTCTCGTCGAACGATTCGGCTGA